The Mycoplasmopsis caviae sequence GCTTTTGTTCATATAAAGTTTCAACGTGTTCAATCATTTTTTTAATAATTGCTGATGAAGAATTAAAACCGTGAACAAATAAAATACTTATTGGTTTCTTCTTTTTAGCAACTTCTAAGGCTTCATAATAAATATTTTCACCTAAAAGTTCAATATAATCTCTTTTGTGCATTAAAATCCTTAATTATTAACCTATTAATAGGCTGATAATTTCTTCTTTTGTGACAGTTCCAAAGTACTCATCTAGATTTTCGATATTACCTAAAACTTTAAGTAAGTTTTCTTCATTCAATTTAACATTATCAAACATGTGTTCAATTTCATGGACATTCTTTTTGCTTAAAAAATCTCCTTCAAATACTAAATTCTTGATAATTCCTTGTTCAATATCGCCTTTAACTACTAAGATACCACCAGGGAACTTAGCGCCATTTTGATATTTGAAGTTTGCTGCTTTATTGTAAATTCAATCTTCATTAGAGAATTTAGAACTTAATATATCTAGCTGTTCTTGATACTTTGCGTAGTCAACTTCTAAATATTCACCACTAAAGTTTTTAACAAAATAGTTAATTAACCTTGTGATGAAATCCTCGGCAGATATCTTATTAACTAACTCATCATAGATATTTGTTACACGAGATCGAATTGATTGAATACCTTTTGACTCATACTTAACTTTTGCAGGATTAAGTGCTTTTGATAATTTACTTAAGTCAACATTAAAAAGTAATGTTCCATGGCTAACTATTCTATTTTGGCTTATATATTGTGCATTACCACTAATTTTGCAACCATTAACCACAACATCATTACGTCCTTTAAATTCAGCATTTAAACCTAAACTTCTTAAAAAAGCAATAATTGGAGTTAAGAATCTTTCATATCCACCTTTTTTATCATAGTCAGTTATAAAACTAAAATTTATGTTGCCTAAGTCATGGTATACAGCACCACCACCTGACATTCTTCTAGCTAGCTTAATGTTATTTTCTTTAACATATGTTCTGTTAATTTCTTCATAAGTATTTTGGTTATTACCAACAATAATAGCATTATCATGTTGATAAATTACAAGGATATCACCTTTTAAATCTTTATCATGCATAATAATGTTTTCAAGTGCTAAAGTAATATATGGAGATGTTTCTTTAATTCTAAATATTTTCATTTTTGCCCCTTTAATATATGTATAAAGTAGTTTTATTTTATACCAAAATCAGCATCTTTTGGCAAATAATGAATAGTTACCATATTAAATAAAATTAGTGTATAAAACAAAGTGTTAATAATATAACACTTTGGAAATTTGCGGCCGTTAAGCATTTTTATTAAAACAATGACTAAAGAGCCTAACTTTTTGTAATACCATAAACTGCATGGATTAAACTATTAATTTTTTTAACTTTTATTATTAAATGTGAACAAATTAATATGTTGGATAATATTAATATCAAATTTAGAATTATTCAAGGAATAATAAATACTTCTCAGTTCACATCAGAAATTCATAAAATCTTAATTATGTTAGATGTTATGAACAAAAACAATGATAATAAGTGAATAATTTCAACTGCTAAAACAAAACTTTTAATTGAATAATAATTTTGGCTTCAGCATCTCTTAAAAAATAAAGCAAAAATAATTATTATTGATAAGACAAAAAACAATGAATTATATAATTCAGTTGGCATTAAAATGATCCTGATACTCACAACAAGTCTAGTAAAATTATAAATTAAGCAATACAACATTAGAAGAAACATAAATACATAAAGAATTAATTCTGTGATTAGTGTTTCAATAAGATGTTTTTTATCTTTCATACAATATCCTGTCTATTTCAGAAAGTATCAGTTGTCTAATATCAAAACTATTTTTATCATTATTTTTAATCATGGATAAATATTTATCAATTGCCGGAAATAAGCTTTTTTTACTTAGCAAAGTATCAAAAAATAATTTTTTTTCTGTTTCGGTGTTAATTTTTTTATCCATACCAAAAAGAGCTTCATTTTTTACATCTGTTAAATCTAAGTTGTCAACATATTTATGATTAGCACCACCTTCATAAACTGTTAAATTTATAGCTTTAATTAATTTGCAAATTCAATAATCGTTTTTAAGTTTATTAAATATTTTGTTTATTAAAAAAGCAACACAAACAATTCCATTTTCAGCAAAATAATCCGTATTATTCAAATATTCGTAAATAATTTTATTTTTGCTTTCATCATTAATATCAAACTTGTCAAGTGGTATAAAATTGTAAAAAAAACTGTTTGAAATAAGCAAATACTTAAATGAATCAACTATTTTTGAATTTATGAATTTCTCTTTTGCAAGCAAGAAAGCAATGTCTTTTTCAGTATTACTAATTTTCTCCTTTCAACGCTGATCAATATTCCTACTTGTTGTTAATAATTTAAGCAATTGATGAATTTTCATTGATAAAAGTCAATATTTATTAATGATCGCCTTATTATTTTTAACCTTATAAAACTTACTTGGTATAATCTTGCAATTCATTAACTCAATCTTGTATTTCGACATATAAGTCATTCTTAAAGCTGCAGCATTTTGAAAAATGATTTTGAAATTTTTGTCATCTTCAAGCCACTTGTTAGATCTATATTTAAAATCTGTTGCCACAAAATCTAAATCATTATTTTTTCTTCAAAAATCCTTATACTTTAAAACAAATGACGCACTGCCCATTGGAATCAAATTCTTTTTGTAAAATATATCAATAATATTATTCTCGATTTTATCAAGTTTATTTGACCAATAAATTTTTCTAATATCATTATATTTCATCAATAAAACACAATAAAATTTATACCAATAAAAAACTTTGAATATATTATTTTTCGAATATTGCTCTATCTTAATTTTTGAAACAAAAATTAACAATATGTACCCTACTATTATTAATAAAACAAATGGTACAAAAATTAGAGCAATTAGG is a genomic window containing:
- a CDS encoding MAG4530 family protein — its product is MLLIEKYKEILRKNKFNRKLIIYSALSLVLFTLLFSICLFSTYFLIETIMSKQNVNSKGKLNLIALIFVPFVLLIIVGYILLIFVSKIKIEQYSKNNIFKVFYWYKFYCVLLMKYNDIRKIYWSNKLDKIENNIIDIFYKKNLIPMGSASFVLKYKDFWRKNNDLDFVATDFKYRSNKWLEDDKNFKIIFQNAAALRMTYMSKYKIELMNCKIIPSKFYKVKNNKAIINKYWLLSMKIHQLLKLLTTSRNIDQRWKEKISNTEKDIAFLLAKEKFINSKIVDSFKYLLISNSFFYNFIPLDKFDINDESKNKIIYEYLNNTDYFAENGIVCVAFLINKIFNKLKNDYWICKLIKAINLTVYEGGANHKYVDNLDLTDVKNEALFGMDKKINTETEKKLFFDTLLSKKSLFPAIDKYLSMIKNNDKNSFDIRQLILSEIDRILYER
- a CDS encoding lipoate--protein ligase, translated to MKIFRIKETSPYITLALENIIMHDKDLKGDILVIYQHDNAIIVGNNQNTYEEINRTYVKENNIKLARRMSGGGAVYHDLGNINFSFITDYDKKGGYERFLTPIIAFLRSLGLNAEFKGRNDVVVNGCKISGNAQYISQNRIVSHGTLLFNVDLSKLSKALNPAKVKYESKGIQSIRSRVTNIYDELVNKISAEDFITRLINYFVKNFSGEYLEVDYAKYQEQLDILSSKFSNEDWIYNKAANFKYQNGAKFPGGILVVKGDIEQGIIKNLVFEGDFLSKKNVHEIEHMFDNVKLNEENLLKVLGNIENLDEYFGTVTKEEIISLLIG